TTTGATCTTAAACTTTTAATTGTTGCACAAAAAGTTAAGTCACTAGAAGTTGATCAAAGCATCATGTGTCTCCATATGCTTAACACAAACATATTTAAAGCATGTTGGCATAAACAGTAATAAATCATTAAAAGTATTGGAATTACAAACTTGGCGTCTTCGATAATGTTTTTTAGGAGAACTTTTGCAACAATTTTGGCCCAGACACGAACCATGTACaaaataccgaaaaaaaatcatctcacTTTTAGTGGAATTGATCATTAAGATGAACACCTCCCAAGAATCGCATTAGCTTCCTTATGACAAGTCTGGAAGGCACAGTTACGTAGAATCGCATAATAAAAGTTCTATAAAAAAAACGTGCCAAAAGCATGACTTTAGCCGCTGTGCAATGAAGCGAATTACGACAGTTTGCCATTTGCCGAAGATCTTATGGTTTGAATGATAAGATGCACCAGAAGCAACCAGCTTTCGATTCAGTTCTTGAATGAGAAATCGATTCATGCATGatactaagcgcgagaattaGTATGGGTTTGAAAGGGATCAGTAAGCTAAAGCAGCAGAATTGTTTGGTTTTTTAGCTTGAGAAGAAGTGTCGTTTCCCTTCATTTTAAcataacatttatttttatatctttattaaggagactttcagaggaattataacattaaatttttaatcCACAGGACCTCGCTGCTGATGTAAAACAAACTGTGAAAAATTGCGAATATTCGTTGTTCATATTTGATGAGATTGAAAAAATGCAATCTGGGGTTTTTGACACCATAGTTGCGCTTCTGGATCATCATTCATCTCTTAAAGGCTACAATTTTACAAaagcaattttcatatttctctCAAACAGCGCAGGTACGGATTCCTTATTTTTCAGTAATAGGTCCTCCTAAACATATGATTATGTAAACATTTTAGGGATTGAAATAGCGAGGAAGCTAAAGTCTCTAATGGATGCCGGAAACTATCGTGATAAAACCAAGCTGGGAGATTTTGAACGAATCGCAGAACTTGGAGCTTACAATGTAATTGGAGGATTATATCGTAGTAGGATAATCGAATCGCATGTCATCGATCATTTTATACCCTTCCTTCCGCTAGAATCAAGGCATGTCGAGCTTTGTATTGCAAAGGAGCTTAGGAACACGTGTCCCTCTTTGGCGAGTAATGAAAACGTTGGGTAATGAATTGAAACGTTGTATTAAAATCAAATGCTcattacattttttgtacatttttttcagaaaaattctaaaagaaGCGATGACGTATGATGATACCGAAATGTTTTCCAATAATGGTTGTAAACGGATAAGTAAAAAAGTTGAATCTTATTGCTATaaacaacagaaaaaaaaatcactgaagtgagctaaatatttaaataaatgtaCACATGATGGCTCGTGATAAATAACATGACtatatcaaaaataataattgc
The nucleotide sequence above comes from Armigeres subalbatus isolate Guangzhou_Male chromosome 3, GZ_Asu_2, whole genome shotgun sequence. Encoded proteins:
- the LOC134227733 gene encoding torsin-like protein isoform X2: MLLRKSTSVCLLLLSIHVSVLAAFEPFSFTTAAIGAGLGWLKWDSVMDNTYCKAYECCRKPYLKWNVEGLKHDLKNFLYGQHIVEDVLVNAIGAHLDNIESSRKPLVLSFHGTSGTGKNFVSDFVASSLYENGINSKFVYKFTASDTLKDLAADVKQTVKNCEYSLFIFDEIEKMQSGVFDTIVALLDHHSSLKGYNFTKAIFIFLSNSAGIEIARKLKSLMDAGNYRDKTKLGDFERIAELGAYNVIGGLYRSRIIESHVIDHFIPFLPLESRHVELCIAKELRNTCPSLASNENVGKILKEAMTYDDTEMFSNNGCKRISKKVESYCYKQQKKKSLK